A section of the Triticum dicoccoides isolate Atlit2015 ecotype Zavitan chromosome 7A, WEW_v2.0, whole genome shotgun sequence genome encodes:
- the LOC119327420 gene encoding 26 kDa endochitinase 2 — protein sequence MRSLAVVAVVVATVAMAIGAARGSVSSVVSRAQFDRMLLHRNDGACQAKGFYTYDAFVAAAAAFPGFGTTGSADAQKREVAAFLAQTSHETTGGWATAPDGAFAWGYCFKQERGAASDYCTPSAQWPCAPGKRYYGRGPIQLSHNYNYGPAGRAIGVDLLSNPDLVATDPTVSFKTAMWFWMTAQAPKPSSHAVITGQWSPSGADRAAGRVPGFGVITNIINGGIECGHGQDSRVADRIGFYKRYCDILGVGYGDNLDCYNQRPFA from the coding sequence ATGAGATCGCTTGCGGTGGTGGCCGTGGTGGTAGCCACGGTGGCCATGGCCATCGGCGCCGCGCGCGGCAGCGTGTCCTCCGTCGTCTCCCGCGCACAGTTTGACCGCATGCTACTGCACCGCAACGACGGCGCCTGCCAGGCCAAGGGCTTCTACACCTACGACGCCTTCGTCGCCGCCGCAGCTGCCTTCCCGGGCTTCGGCACCACCGGCAGCGCCGACGCCCAGAAGCGCGAGGTGGCCGCCTTCCTGGCACAGACCTCCCACGAGACCACCGGCGGGTGGGCGACCGCACCGGACGGGGCCTTCGCCTGGGGCTACTGCTTCAAGCAGGAACGTGGAGCCGCCTCCGACTACTGCACCCCGAGCGCCCAGTGGCCGTGCGCCCCAGGGAAGCGATACTACGGCCGCGGGCCCATCCAGCTCTCCCACAACTACAACTACGGGCCTGCTGGCCGGGCCATCGGGGTCGATCTGCTGAGCAACCCGGACCTGGTGGCGACCGACCCCACAGTGTCGTTTAAGACGGCGATGTGGTTCTGGATGACGGCTCAGGCGCCAAAGCCGTCGAGCCATGCTGTGATCACGGGCCAGTGGAGCCCCTCAGGGGCAGACCGGGCCGCAGGGCGGGTGCCCGGGTTTGGTGTGATCACCAACATCATCAACGGTGGGATCGAGTGCGGGCACGGGCAAGACAGCCGCGTCGCTGATCGGATCGGGTTTTACAAGCGCTACTGCGACATCCTCGGCGTTGGCTACGGCGACAACCTCGACTGCTACAACCAGAGGCCCTTTGCTTAA
- the LOC119330733 gene encoding 26 kDa endochitinase 1, producing the protein MRAFALFAVLAMAAAMAVAEQCGSQAGGATCPNCLCCSRFGWCGSTSDYCGDGCQSQCSGCGSTPVTPTPSGGGGVSSIISRALFDRMLLHRNDGACQAKGFYTYDAFVAAAGAFRGFGTTGSTDTRKREVAAFLAQTSHETTGGWATAPDGAFAWGYCFKQERGATSNYCTPSAQWPCAPGKSYYGRGPIQLSHNYNYGPAGRAIGVDLLRNPDLVATDPTVSFKTAMWFWMTAQAPKPSSHAVITGQWSPSGTDRAAGRVPGFGVITNIVNGGIECGHGQDSRVADRIGFYKRYCDILGVGYGDNLDCYNQRPFA; encoded by the coding sequence ATGAGAGCGTTCGCGTTGTTTGCCGTGCTTGCCATGGCGGCCGCCATGGCCGTCGCCGAGCAGTGCGGCTCCCAGGCCGGCGGGGCGACCTGCCCCAACTGCCTCTGCTGCAGCCGCTTCGGCTGGTGCGGCTCCACCTCGGACTACTGCGGCGACGGATGCCAGAGCCAGTGCTCCGGTTGCGGCAGCACGCCCGTCACCCCCACACcctccggcggtggcggcgtgTCCTCCATCATCTCCCGCGCCCTCTTCGACCGCATGCTACTGCACCGCAACGACGGCGCCTGCCAGGCCAAGGGCTTCTACACCTACGACGCCTTCGTCGCGGCCGCCGGCGCCTTCCGGGGCTTCGGCACCACGGGCAGCACGGACACCCGGAAGCGCGAGGTGGCCGCCTTCCTGGCCCAGACCTCCCACGAGACCACCGGTGGGTGGGCGACGGCGCCGGACGGAGCCTTCGCGTGGGGCTACTGCTTCAAGCAGGAGCGTGGCGCCACCTCCAACTATTGCACTCCGAGCGCGCAATGGCCGTGCGCCCCAGGGAAGAGCTACTACGGCCGTGGGCCGATCCAGCTCTCCCACAACTACAACTACGGGCCGGCAGGCCGGGCCATTGGGGTCGATCTGCTGCGCAACCCAGACCTGGTTGCCACGGACCCGACGGTGTCGTTTAAGACAGCGATGTGGTTTTGGATGACGGCACAGGCGCCAAAGCCGTCGAGCCATGCTGTGATCACGGGCCAGTGGAGCCCATCAGGGACGGACCGGGCTGCAGGGCGGGTGCCCGGGTTTGGCGTGATCACCAACATAGTTAACGGCGGGATTGAGTGCGGGCATGGGCAGGACAGCCGAGTCGCCGATCGGATAGGATTTTACAAGCGCTACTGTGACATCCTCGGTGTTGGCTATGGTGACAACCTCGACTGCTACAATCAGAGGCCCTTCGCTTAA